Within Corynebacterium timonense, the genomic segment CGACGCTACGTTTCCCACCCCGCCCTCGCTGGCAGCGTTGGCGTCGCGTCTCGCCCTTCCCGCGTCGCTGGCTCGCGCGATACGCACGCTCAACGCGGCGGATATCGCGGTGTTGGAGACGCTCGCCGACCTCGGCGCCGAGCTCGAGCCGGTGGACCCGGCTGCGCTCGCCGGGCAGGCCGAGAAGGGCGTGGACGTGGACGCAAGCGTCGCGAAGCTTCGCACGCGGGCCCTCGTCTACGGCTCCGAGGGCCTACGGGTCGCCCCGGGCGCCCTCGCCGGCCTGCCCGCCGGGTGGCGCATCCTCGACCGGGCGCCCGCGGACCTGCAGGAAAAAGTGGAGGCCCTCGACCCAGACTCGCGCGACGTGCTGGACAGGCTGGCGCACGCGGGCGGGATTGGCATGATGCGCTCGCTGAACCCGACCGTGCAGGCCCTCATCGACGCAGGTCTGCTCGCCCAGCAGGGCCCCACCACCGTGCGCCTTCCCCGCCCGGTGCGCGAGGCGCTGCGCGGCGAGCGGCCGCGCGAGTACCCGCTTACCCCGCCGCCCGCCGACCCCGTCGACCAGGAAGCGGTCGACCGCGAGGCGACCGCCCAAGGCCTCGACGCAGTGCGCGAGATGCGCCAACTCGTGACGCTGCTGCTCGCCGACCCTCTGCCGCTGAACAAGGACTCCACCGTCGGCGTGCGCGCCCTCGCCACAGCCACCGCGCAGCTCGGTTTCGACCCCGCGCTCGCCGTGACCATCGGTGAGGCGGCCGGCATCATCGGCCGCGGCGACGTCGACGAGCGCCCCGCCCTCGCCGCGACGAGGGAGGGGCTCGCCTGGCTAGAGGCGCCGCTCGCGCAGCAGTGGGCGATCGTCCTCGCCGGGTGGGTCGCCTCCCCCTGGCGCATCGACCTCGATTTTCGGCTTTTCGACGCCCCCACGCGCAGCCATTCCCTCGCCGCCGCCCGGGAGACCATCCTCGAGGGCCCGCCCTCGCTGCTCTTCCGCGCCCCCGTCGCGGCGGCCGGCATGTCGGAAACGCTCATCGACTCGATTCTGCGCGAAGCGCACCACGTCGGCGCGGTGGCAGAAAATCACGCCTCCACCCCCATGCGCGCGCTCCTGACCGGCGGCGACGTCGTCGAGGCGACGCGTGCCCTCGTCCCCGCGGAGGTCACCGAGGTCATCGCCCAGGCCGACATGACGCTGCTCATCCCGGGCCCTCCCACCCCGGAGACGGCGCGCGCCGTCGAGGCCTTCGCCGACCTCGAGTCCCCCGGCCTGGCCAGCGTCTACCGCGTGTCCGAGGCCTCGCTGCGCCGCGCTCTGAGCGCCGGGTGGGGCGCCCGCGAGCTACACGAGTGGCTCACCGCGCACTGCATCGGGCAGGTCCCCCAGGCCTTAAGCTTCCTCATCGACGACGTCGCCCGCACCCACGGGGCGCTGCGCGCCGGGCAGGCGCTGAGCTACGTCCGCAGCGAGGACCCCGCCCTGCTGGCGAGGGCGGCGGGCACAGCGGCGTCGCTGCGCATGCTCGCCCCGACCGTGGCGGTGTCGGCCCTCTCCCTCACCGCACTGCTCTCCGAGCTGCGCGCGGCCGGGCTGCACCCCAGCGCCGAGGACGCATCGGGGGCGGTACTGAACATGCCGCCAGAGCCGGAGCTCGTGCGCGCCACCCCCTCGCGCCTGCCGCGGGTTCCCGCCCCGCGCGATACCGAGGAGGTGCTGCGCGCACTGCGGGCCGGCGGCGACGCCGGGGATGCACCCACCACCAGCACCGCCGACGCCATCGACGTCATCCGCGCGGCGGCACGGGCGCGGCGGCGCATCTCCTTGCGCTTCGTGGACAGCGCCGGCACCGCGAGGTCGCTCACGGTCGTGCCGCTGCGCGTTGCTGCGGGCCAGGTCGACGCGCAGGACGTCGCCAAGCGGCGTATCGTGCGCGTTCCCCTCTCCCGGGTGACGGCGGCGGAAGCGCTGTAAACAGCGCGTCCCTCACATATTTGTTAGCCTTTCCTTCGTCACTGATTCCCACACCGAAGGTCACCCCATGCCCACGCTCGTCATCGACAACCTGCACAAACGCTTCGGCGAGGTGCAGGCGCTTCGCGGGATGAGCCTCAGCGTCCGCCCCGGCGAGGTCTACGGCTTCGTCGGCTCGAACGGCGCCGGCAAGTCCACCACCATGCGCATCGCGCTCGGCGTCCTGAGCGCCGACGAGGGCGAGGTGCTTTTCGACGACTCACCCCTCGACACCACCTCCCGCCGCCGCATCGGCTACATGCCCGAGGAGCGCGGCCTGTACAACAAGGACAAGATCCTCGACCAGCTGGTGTTTTTTGCCACGCTGCACGGCCTTTCGCGCGCGGTGGCCACGAAGAACGCGACGCAGCTGCTGGAGGAGCTCGGCCTCGCCGACCGCGCCGACGACACCGTCGAGGCCCTGTCCCTCGGCAACCAGCAGCGCGTGCAGCTCGCGGCGAGCCTGGTCCACGATCCCGACATCCTCATCCTCGACGAGCCCTTCTCCGGGCTCGACCCCGTCGCCGTCGACGTCATGAGCGAGATGCTGCTCGAGCGCGCCCGCACCCACAACATCCCCGTGCTGTTTTCCTCGCACCAGCTCGACCTCGTGCAGAGGCTCTGCGACCGCGTCGGCATCGTCGCCGCCGGCTCTATGGTCGCCGAGGGGACGGTGGACGAGCTGCGCTCCCGCGGCCCGCGACGCTTCCAGGTGACAACACGCGCCCGCGGCTGGTACCCGCCCGGTACTCGCGTGATCTCTGACGAGGATGACTCCGTCATCCTCGAGCCCGACGACCCCACGGAGTCCGACGTGGACCAGCGCATCCTGGCTGCTGCCCTCGCCGCCGGGCCGGTGCGCTCCTTCTCCCCCGTCACCCCCGACCTCACCGACTTGTTCAAGGAGGCTGTCCAGCCGTGAGTGATTTTCCCCGGTACTCCCCCGCTGGTGCGGTTGCGACGACGGCCGCGCGCGAGAGCCGCGTTCTTCTGCGCACTGCATCGTCCTGGGCGCCGTTGATCATCCAACTCATCCTCATCGCCGTCGCCGCCGGTCTCCTCGCCTGGCAAGGGGCGCCGGGCGAGGAGGGAGAAAAATCTCCCCGGATCGCCCTCGTCGACGTGCCCGCCGCGCCCTTCGAAGAAACCGGCGCCGAGGTCTCCGAGGTGGGTGAGCGCTCCGCGGCGGAACAGAAGGTTCTCGACGGCGAGGTCGACGCCGCCATCGTGGGCACCGACGCGGGGTGGGACCTCCTCTCCGACGGCACGCCGTCCACCTCCCTCAGCGCGTTCGTCGCGGTGACCTCCGACGCGTACTCCACGCAGGAGGCCCTGGCCGCCTTCGACCTCACCCCGGAGCAGTTCGACGCCGCGGCGCCGAACACCGAGGTCACCCTCGTGGACCTGTCTGAGCCGGACCCCGGCGAGCGAAGCGATACCACCCTCGCAAGCATGATCGCCGCGATAGGGGTGACGCTGCTGCTCATGATTTCCACGATCGCCTTCGTCGTCGTTGTCGGCAACAGGGTGGCCACCGAGAAGTCCTCCCACGTTGCCGAGCTGCTGCTGACCGCCGTCCGCCCGTTCGATTTCCTGCTGGGCAAGATCCTCGGGACGTTCATCGTGGCCTTTGCCAACGCCGTCATCGTCGTCGCGGCGGTGGCCGCGGCGCTCGCCCTCAGTGGGATCACGGAGAGCATTCCCGTCGACTGGCCCCTCCTCCCCCTCATGCTCATCCCCTTCTCCCTGTCCATGCTGTTCTTCAGCCCGCTCTACGCCGCAGCCGGGGCCATGGTCAGGCGCATGGAGGACTTGGGAACGACCCAGACGCCCATCCTCATCCTCCTCATCGCCTCCATCTACGTCCCTTTCTTCGGTTTCTCCTCGACGGACCAAACGTGGATGCAGGTGCTCAGCTGGCTCCCTCCGTTTTCCATCTACACCGCGCCGGTCACCTACGCGGCCGGGGACTTCACCGCGCTGCAGCTCGCGGCCTCCCTCGCCCTCTCGCTCGCCGCCTCGCTCGCGGTGACGTGGCTGGCCGCGCGCGTTTACCGCCGCACCATCTTGAACAACGGCTCCGCGTTCAACTGGTTCAAGGCGGTGCGGGCGTAAGCCGGAGGTGCTCAGGGGCATAATGGATGGCCTCCCCGGCCACGAA encodes:
- a CDS encoding helicase-associated domain-containing protein, coding for MDTLISSLAALSDHELRTLIRARPDATFPTPPSLAALASRLALPASLARAIRTLNAADIAVLETLADLGAELEPVDPAALAGQAEKGVDVDASVAKLRTRALVYGSEGLRVAPGALAGLPAGWRILDRAPADLQEKVEALDPDSRDVLDRLAHAGGIGMMRSLNPTVQALIDAGLLAQQGPTTVRLPRPVREALRGERPREYPLTPPPADPVDQEAVDREATAQGLDAVREMRQLVTLLLADPLPLNKDSTVGVRALATATAQLGFDPALAVTIGEAAGIIGRGDVDERPALAATREGLAWLEAPLAQQWAIVLAGWVASPWRIDLDFRLFDAPTRSHSLAAARETILEGPPSLLFRAPVAAAGMSETLIDSILREAHHVGAVAENHASTPMRALLTGGDVVEATRALVPAEVTEVIAQADMTLLIPGPPTPETARAVEAFADLESPGLASVYRVSEASLRRALSAGWGARELHEWLTAHCIGQVPQALSFLIDDVARTHGALRAGQALSYVRSEDPALLARAAGTAASLRMLAPTVAVSALSLTALLSELRAAGLHPSAEDASGAVLNMPPEPELVRATPSRLPRVPAPRDTEEVLRALRAGGDAGDAPTTSTADAIDVIRAAARARRRISLRFVDSAGTARSLTVVPLRVAAGQVDAQDVAKRRIVRVPLSRVTAAEAL
- a CDS encoding ABC transporter ATP-binding protein, producing MPTLVIDNLHKRFGEVQALRGMSLSVRPGEVYGFVGSNGAGKSTTMRIALGVLSADEGEVLFDDSPLDTTSRRRIGYMPEERGLYNKDKILDQLVFFATLHGLSRAVATKNATQLLEELGLADRADDTVEALSLGNQQRVQLAASLVHDPDILILDEPFSGLDPVAVDVMSEMLLERARTHNIPVLFSSHQLDLVQRLCDRVGIVAAGSMVAEGTVDELRSRGPRRFQVTTRARGWYPPGTRVISDEDDSVILEPDDPTESDVDQRILAAALAAGPVRSFSPVTPDLTDLFKEAVQP
- a CDS encoding ABC transporter permease; this encodes MSDFPRYSPAGAVATTAARESRVLLRTASSWAPLIIQLILIAVAAGLLAWQGAPGEEGEKSPRIALVDVPAAPFEETGAEVSEVGERSAAEQKVLDGEVDAAIVGTDAGWDLLSDGTPSTSLSAFVAVTSDAYSTQEALAAFDLTPEQFDAAAPNTEVTLVDLSEPDPGERSDTTLASMIAAIGVTLLLMISTIAFVVVVGNRVATEKSSHVAELLLTAVRPFDFLLGKILGTFIVAFANAVIVVAAVAAALALSGITESIPVDWPLLPLMLIPFSLSMLFFSPLYAAAGAMVRRMEDLGTTQTPILILLIASIYVPFFGFSSTDQTWMQVLSWLPPFSIYTAPVTYAAGDFTALQLAASLALSLAASLAVTWLAARVYRRTILNNGSAFNWFKAVRA